One genomic window of Gossypium hirsutum isolate 1008001.06 chromosome D11, Gossypium_hirsutum_v2.1, whole genome shotgun sequence includes the following:
- the LOC107911301 gene encoding probable WRKY transcription factor 31 gives MDATTPPTIQFPVNFNCCHDQDPSFLPSDDDVVVDNDDDKRKVVGEMDFFAQRSNKLVDDIDDEEVEEEEEEEEDDNDDDDDGNLIHTSDSDIKDSAGRTKLQLNVNTGLNLLTTNTSSDISNDGIHCNTEDKRAKDEVAVLQAEVERMNTENQRLREMLSQVTSNYNTVQMHLVTLMQQPPDAKAEEQDLMKQIKKSNGGLMVLSPRQLMDLRLPAVDIDEPSLSSSDHSGSEIASKGFGLRKRDSSEDSLDQGSQAQGWVANKVPRFNSSKNVDQTEATMRKARVSVRARSEATMITDGCQWRKYGQKMAKGNPCPRAYYRCTMAAGCPVRKQVQRCAEDRTILITTYEGNHNHPLPPAAMAMASTTSSAARMLLSGSMSSADGLMNSNFLTRTILPCSSSMATISASAPFPTVTLDLTQTPNPLQFPRLTPGQFQVPFPNPPQNLANSPAAALLPQIFGQALHTQSKFSGLQMSGDVGHQQLQISLAETVNAATAAIAADHNFTAALAAAITSIIGSSQPNNAAVPNDNAATANLTSVTNSSANNATTTSNSNNKITKNSSFTAN, from the exons ATGGATGCTACAACTCCGCCTACCATTCAGTTCCCTGTTAACTTCAACTGTTGCCATGATCAAGACCCTTCCTTTTTACCATCTGATGATGATGTTGTTGTcgataatgatgatgataaacGGAAGGTCGTCGGTGAAATGGATTTTTTCGCTCAAAGGAGTAATAAGCTTGTTGATGATATCGATGATGAGGaggtggaggaggaggaggaggaggaggaggacgaCAACGACGACGACGATGATGGTAATCTCATCCACACCTCCGATTCCGACATCAAAGACTCTGCCGGTCGGACTAAGCTTCAGCTTAACGTCAAC ACTGGTTTAAATCTGTTAACTACGAATACTAGTAGCGATATATCCAATGATGGTATACATTGTAACACGGAGGATAAACGAGCTAAAGACGAG GTAGCTGTTTTACAAGCTGAAGTGGAACGAATGAACACCGAGAACCAAAGGTTACGCGAGATGTTGAGCCAGGTAACAAGCAATTACAACACGGTGCAGATGCATCTGGTCACCCTCATGCAACAACCACCCGATGCAAAAGCCGAAGAACAAGATCTAatgaaacaaattaagaaatcaaATGGAGGATTGATGGTGCTAAGCCCAAGACAGCTTATGGACCTTCGTCTACCCGCAGTCGATATCGACGAACCTTCGTTATCTTCGTCGGACCATTCGGGATCGGAGATAGCCTCCAAGGGATTTGGACTGAGAAAGCGTGACAGTAGCGAAGATAGCCTGGATCAAGGGTCCCAAGCCCAAGGTTGGGTTGCTAATAAGGTACCCAGGTTTAATTCTTCCAAAAACGTTGATCAAACTGAGGCTACCATGAGAAAAGCAAGAGTTTCAGTTCGAGCTAGATCGGAGGCAACCATG ATCACGGATGGATGTCAGTGGAGAAAGTATGGACAGAAAATGGCCAAAGGAAATCCATGTCCTCGCGCATATTACCGCTGTACCATGGCCGCTGGTTGTCCCGTTAGAAAACAG GTTCAGAGATGCGCAGAAGATCGAACAATCCTTATTACAACATATGAAGGAAATCACAACCACCCTTTGCCTCCAGCTGCAATGGCGATGGCTTCCACGACTTCATCCGCGGCACGAATGCTGCTATCGGGTTCGATGTCGAGTGCCGATGGACTAATGAACTCCAATTTTCTTACAAGAACTATCCTGCCATGTTCCTCTAGCATGGCTACTATATCAGCTTCAGCCCCATTCCCCACTGTTACCTTGGACCTAACCCAGACCCCAAACCCTTTACAGTTCCCCAGGCTGACCCCAGGCCAGTTCCAGGTCCCATTTCCCAATCCACCCCAAAATCTTGCCAATTCCCCTGCAGCTGCATTACTGCCGCAAATTTTTGGTCAAGCACTTCACACCCAATCCAAGTTCTCCGGTCTGCAAATGTCTGGAGATGTGGGGCATCAGCAACTGCAAATTTCACTTGCTGAAACTGTAAACGCTGCCACTGCTGCCATTGCGGCGGATCATAACTTCACCGCTGCGTTAGCCGCAGCTATCACTTCTATTATTGGGAGTTCTCAACCCAACAACGCCGCCGTCCCTAATGACAATGCTGCCACTGCCAACCTCACGTCTGTCACTAACAGCAGTGCCAACAATGCCACTACTACTAGCAACAGCAAcaataaaatcaccaaaaattccaGTTTCACTGCAAATTAG